ATCTCTCGTGTATCGTGAGAGAGGTCAGGAGACCTTGAGGTTCTCCGCGGATGCCTTGCCGCGGTTCTCCACGAGGTCGTATTCAACCACTTGGTTTTCGTTGAGGGTCGAGAGTCCGGCGCGCTCGACGGCGGAGATATGGACGAACACGTCCTTGTCGCTGCCGTTCGGCTTGATGAACCCATAGCCCTTGGTCGGGTTGAACCATTTGACGGTGCCCTTTTGCGGCATCGCTAGTCTCCTCCACTAGATAAAAAAGACGCGGCCGCTTTTCGCGTGCCACGCCACAAACGGGCTTCCGGAAGTCTGTTCAGTCTCGAGGCTCAATGTCTTGAAACGTACAGCTGAGCGGCCAATTCCGATTGTGGCCAACATTGCAACATGAAAATCGCCGGTTAGCAAGCCGTGCGCGGATTTCAAGGGCGGGCCGTTTGTGCCGATCTGCAATGTCCGACCTGTGGCCGCGGAACCACAATCGAGGGCAATAGCCCCGGCGACAGCGGGCCAAGCGGTTGACCCTCCGTAGCAGTTCGGCGCTAATCGCGACGTGCGCCGCGCCTGTTGCATTTTTGCGCGCCGCCATTTGCTTCGGGATTTTCGTCATGTGCTGCACATCGCAGCCCTCCGGGACACGGCAGACGATCGGACCGGACCGCGCTCGCGAAATCGCGGCGCCGGTCGCGACGGCTGTCGCGCTGGTGCTCGTCGTGACGATGTCGGCAACGACGCCGGGGTTCGCTCAGCTTGCTCCGCCGCCGCCACCCACGCCGTCGGTCATCTCGACCAATTACGACCAGTCGGCCCGCAACAGCACGCTCGATCTCGGCTCAAACTTCCTGGAGTCGCTCGGCAACCGGGCATCGAACGGTTTCGACCGGACATTCCGGACCAATCCCGGCGGCGGCGGCGCGGCTGCCAGCACCGAAGATCCGCGCTACCGTACCTGGTTCGAGGGCTACGGCATCTCGGTCCGAACCGATCCGCAAGGCGACTTCGTCGGCGACAAGCGGAAGACGGTCGGTGGCGTCGCCGGCTTTGGCGCGCGCGTGGCCCCCGGCGTCAATCTCGGCTTCTCCGTCGACCAGAGCCACACCGACGTCGACGTGCCGCTGGCGCTGCAATCGGCGACGCTCGACCTGACGCAAATCGGCTTCAACGGCTCGGTCGACAAGGGGCCGTGGACCTGGGCCTTTGCCGTGGTGCACGGCTTCGGCAAGGTCCGTTCCAGCCGCGACACCGGCCTTGGCTTTGCGACCGCGGGCTATCGCGCCGCGATCGACGGCGCGCTGACCGAGATCAGCTATTACTGGACCAAGGACCAGATGCGGATCGTGCCCAAGGGCGCGCTGGAATATGTGCGTGCCACCAGCGCCGCGTTCCAGGAGGCCGGCGGCCTCGATCCACTCAACGTCGGTTCGACCACGCTCTCGCGCGCACGCATCATGATCGGGGCCGAGATCGGCCGCTACTTCATCATCGAGCAGAAGATCCTGGACCTGTCGGCCTACGGCAAGCTCGTCGACAATTTCCATCAGGATCTGGGATCGATCCAGGTCAGCCTCGGCACCCAGAACATCGTGGTGCCCGGCATCGGCGAGAGCCGTTACGGCATGGATGCAGGTGCTTCCGCTTCGTTCAGCCTGACCAGCGTGGCGCGGCTCTACGTCAATTACGACGGCAAGTTCCGCAACGAACTGACGTCACACCAGGGCACGGTCGGCTTCGAATATCGCTGGTAGGCGCAGACCTCCTAAGTCGGCGTCGCCGCGACATATCCCGTCAATCCAAAGCCCTCGCGCGCGGCCGTCATCATCGGCACCAGCGCGTTCGGATGGATGAACTCGTCGCGGAAGCAGGGATAGGTCTTGGGATCGAAGATCTTCTTCAGCCAGTCGATCACGATCTTGTGGCGCTCGGAGGTCCGGAACTCCTTGTGATAAGTGAGCCAGAGATCGGCGTGGTGGCTGACGCCGAGATCGACGGCGATCAACGGCACCCCGAGCGCGATCGAGACCGTCGGCAGGAAGCCGATGCCGGCGCCGCGCTCGACGGCATAGAGCGCGCCGACCGAGGAATTGGTCTTGATCCCGACGATGCCCTCGAGCGACTTCAGTCCAAGCACGCGGGCGTAGGCGCCGTCGTCGACCTGCGGCGCGCTCTGCTTGATGATGCGGTGGTTATTCAGTTCGGCGAGCGTCGTCGGCAGGCCGTAGAGGCTCTCGTACTCCTTGGAGACGAACGGGTAGATGTGCAGACGGCCGAGCTTGGCGACGATCAGGTCGGGATTGGTCGGAGGCTCGAGCTGGATCGCGATGTCCGATTCAAGCCGCGCGACGTCGGCCTGCTCCATCGCGCAGCGCAAATCGACGGTGATCTTGCGGTAGGTCTTCTGGAAGTCGATCAGTCGCGGCAGGATCCAGAAATTGCCGGGGCCTTCGGTCACCGCGACGCGCACGGTGCCGGAAGTGTCGTTCGACGACCGCGAGGCGCGCCGAAAGACGTTGAACGCATGACGCTCCATATGCGCAACGTCGGCGATCATCGCGGTGCCTTCATCGCTGAGCGTGAGCCCGCTCTGGTCGCGGAGGAACAACTTGCAGCCGATGCTCTCTTCGAGCCGGTCGATCCGGCGCATCAGCGTGGTCGAGGTCAGCCCGAGTTCCTCGGCGGCATTGCGAAAACTTTTATATTTTGCGCACGCTAAAAACAGTTTCAAATCGTCCCAGGACGCATCCAGGGCTTCTTCACGGTGC
The sequence above is drawn from the Bradyrhizobium amphicarpaeae genome and encodes:
- a CDS encoding cold-shock protein — translated: MPQKGTVKWFNPTKGYGFIKPNGSDKDVFVHISAVERAGLSTLNENQVVEYDLVENRGKASAENLKVS
- a CDS encoding autotransporter outer membrane beta-barrel domain-containing protein; protein product: MCCTSQPSGTRQTIGPDRAREIAAPVATAVALVLVVTMSATTPGFAQLAPPPPPTPSVISTNYDQSARNSTLDLGSNFLESLGNRASNGFDRTFRTNPGGGGAAASTEDPRYRTWFEGYGISVRTDPQGDFVGDKRKTVGGVAGFGARVAPGVNLGFSVDQSHTDVDVPLALQSATLDLTQIGFNGSVDKGPWTWAFAVVHGFGKVRSSRDTGLGFATAGYRAAIDGALTEISYYWTKDQMRIVPKGALEYVRATSAAFQEAGGLDPLNVGSTTLSRARIMIGAEIGRYFIIEQKILDLSAYGKLVDNFHQDLGSIQVSLGTQNIVVPGIGESRYGMDAGASASFSLTSVARLYVNYDGKFRNELTSHQGTVGFEYRW
- a CDS encoding LysR family transcriptional regulator, whose amino-acid sequence is MQQLLHRGAAMMQHREEALDASWDDLKLFLACAKYKSFRNAAEELGLTSTTLMRRIDRLEESIGCKLFLRDQSGLTLSDEGTAMIADVAHMERHAFNVFRRASRSSNDTSGTVRVAVTEGPGNFWILPRLIDFQKTYRKITVDLRCAMEQADVARLESDIAIQLEPPTNPDLIVAKLGRLHIYPFVSKEYESLYGLPTTLAELNNHRIIKQSAPQVDDGAYARVLGLKSLEGIVGIKTNSSVGALYAVERGAGIGFLPTVSIALGVPLIAVDLGVSHHADLWLTYHKEFRTSERHKIVIDWLKKIFDPKTYPCFRDEFIHPNALVPMMTAAREGFGLTGYVAATPT